In bacterium, a single genomic region encodes these proteins:
- a CDS encoding Swt1 family HEPN domain-containing protein encodes MNRTLSTTERLKLFGVTHQLIDNELSKVESDLGVDLGRTAPRLAEIDSTYYPQFEQALRKEASSMAEHYEVFYCLENTIRQLVCDTMEGVHGADWWNSDKVPSKLRDDVAMRMQRERDSGVTRRSNEPLDYTNFGELSEIIKVNWDAFGSILNSQKAVEKVMSALNTLRGPIAHCCTLAEDEALRLRLSVRDWFRLME; translated from the coding sequence ATGAACCGAACCCTATCCACAACAGAAAGGTTGAAGCTCTTTGGAGTCACGCACCAACTCATTGACAACGAATTGTCGAAAGTCGAGTCTGACTTAGGTGTTGATTTGGGACGGACTGCTCCGAGACTCGCCGAGATTGACAGCACATATTACCCACAATTTGAGCAAGCACTACGTAAAGAAGCTTCAAGCATGGCAGAGCATTACGAGGTGTTCTACTGTCTCGAAAACACTATCCGCCAGCTTGTGTGCGATACGATGGAAGGTGTCCATGGTGCCGATTGGTGGAATAGCGATAAAGTGCCTTCAAAACTGCGAGACGATGTCGCAATGAGAATGCAAAGAGAACGCGATTCGGGTGTCACACGTCGATCCAACGAGCCGCTAGACTATACCAACTTTGGCGAGTTGTCCGAAATTATCAAGGTGAACTGGGACGCCTTTGGGTCAATCCTAAACAGCCAGAAAGCCGTAGAGAAGGTCATGTCTGCTCTGAACACTCTGCGAGGGCCGATAGCACATTGCTGCACTCTTGCGGAAGACGAAGCCCTTCGACTTCGCCTGAGTGTTCGGGACTGGTTTCGACTGATGGAGTGA